In Arvicanthis niloticus isolate mArvNil1 chromosome 4, mArvNil1.pat.X, whole genome shotgun sequence, a single window of DNA contains:
- the Slc16a1 gene encoding monocarboxylate transporter 1, whose product MPPAIGGPVGYTPPDGGWGWAVVVGAFISIGFSYAFPKSITVFFKEIEIIFSATTSEVSWISSIMLAVMYAGGPISSILVNKYGSRPVMIAGGCLSGCGLIAASFCNTVQELYLCIGVIGGLGLAFNLNPALTMIGKYFYKKRPLANGLAMAGSPVFLSTLAPLNQAFFGIFGWRGSFLILGGLLLNCCVAGSLMRPIGPDQGKLEKLKSKESLQEAGKPDANTDLIGGGPKGEKLSVFQTINKFLDLSLFTHRGFLLYLSGNVVMFFGLFTPLVFLSNYGKSKHFSSEKSAFLLSILAFVDMVARPSMGLAANTKWIRPRIQYFFAASVVANGVCHLLAPLSTTYIGFCVYAGVFGFAFGWLSSVLFETLMDLVGPQRFSSAVGLVTIVECCPVLLGPPLLGRLNDMYGDYKYTYWACGVILIIAGVYLFIGMGINYRLVAKEQKVGEKQKREGKEDETSSDVDEKPKEAMKAPQQSSSGDPAEEESPV is encoded by the exons ATGCCACCTGCGATTGGAGGACCAGTGGGGTACACCCCCCCAGATGGAGGCTGGGGGTGGGCAGTGGTAGTTGGAGCTTTTATTTCTATTGGCTTCTCCTATGCATTTCCCAAATCCATCACTGTCTTCTTTAAAGAGATTGAAATCATATTCAGTGCAACAACCAGTGAAGTGTCATGGATATCATCTATCATGTTGGCTGTCATGTATGCTGGAG GTCCTATCAGCAGTATCTTGGTGAATAAATATGGCAGCCGTCCAGTAATGATTGCTGGTGGCTGCCTGTCTGGTTGTGGCTTAATCGCAGCTTCTTTCTGTAACACGGTGCAGGAACTTTACTTGTGCATTGGTGTTATTGGAG GTCTTGGGCTTGCTTTCAACTTGAACCCAGCTCTGACTATGATTGGCAAGTATTTCTACAAGAAGCGACCACTGGCCAATGGACTGGCCATGGCAGGCAGCCCTGTGTTCCTCTCTACCCTGGCTCCACTTAATCAGGCTTTCTTTGGTATTTTTGGCTGGAGAGGAAGCTTCCTAATTCTTGGGGGCCTCCTCCTAAACTGTTGTGTAGCTGGATCCCTGATGCGACCAATAGGGCCTGATCAAGGCAAGCTagaaaaactcaagtccaaagaATCTCTACAGGAAGCTGGAAAACCTGATGCAAATACAGATCTTATTGGAGGAGGTCCCAAAGGAGAAAAGCTGTCAGTTTTCCAAACAATTAATAAATTCCTGGACTTGTCCCTGTTTACCCATAGAGGCTTTTTGCTGTACCTGTCTGGAAATGTGGTCATGTTTTTTGGACTCTTTACCCCTTTGGTCTTTCTTAGTAATTATGGTAAGAGTAAGCATTTTTCCAGTGAGAAGTCAGCCTTCCTCCTTTCCATTTTGGCTTTTGTTGATATGGTAGCCAGACCATCCATGGGACTTGCAGCCAACACCAAATGGATCAGACCTCGGATCCAGTACTTTTTTGCTGCTTCTGTTGTTGCAAATGGAGTGTGCCATTTGCTGGCACCTTTGTCTACAACCTACATTGGGTTCTGTGTCTACGCGGGAGTCTTTGGATTTGCCTTTGGTTGGCTCAGCTCCGTATTATTTGAAACATTGATGGACCTTGTTGGACCCCAGAGGTTCTCCAGTGCTGTGGGCTTGGTGACCATTGTGGAATGCTGTCCTGTCCTTCTAGGGCCACCACTCTTAG GCCGCCTCAATGACATGTATGGAGACTACAAATACACATACTGGGCTTGTGGCGTGATCCTCATCATCGCAGGCGTCTATCTCTTCATTGGCATGGGCATCAATTATCGCCTCGTGGCcaaagaacagaaagtgggggagaagcagaaaagggaaggTAAAGAGGACGAGACCAGCTCCGATGTGGATGAGAAGCCAAAGGAGGCGATGAAAGCACCGCAGCAGAGCAGCTCCGGGGACCCTGCAGAGGAGGAGAGTCCAGTCTGA